In a single window of the Carassius carassius chromosome 26, fCarCar2.1, whole genome shotgun sequence genome:
- the LOC132105400 gene encoding interference hedgehog-like: MPTHCHPVALLQRLCYQNRTIHEVSFKDGTDVNRNVVFTSSTSSQKLFMKEKITGKLKYKDCTTVFYDLRSNCRGQYFFRIESEGGLKQTYKYANVSIDVIESPPKPRVQLYVEQKEVQGQEEVLEGSSVSLRCSAETLCSSPPPTLTWSSTPRIPLSESSRLQELISDLNFTATHREHGVTFTCTITYQLQDKTKTAQDNITLHVQYSPKNTAVHMLSSCSRTDVTVCFCEADGNPSPELEWHLSGRNVTNSSNTFISEE, translated from the exons ATGCCgactcactgtcacccagttgccctgctgcagaggCTCTGTTaccagaaccgaacaat ccaCGAAGTGTCGTTCAAAGATGGGACTGATGTGAACAGAAATGTAGTGTTTACCTCAAGCACATCAAGCCAGAAACTCTTTATGAAAGAGAAAATAACTGGAAAATTAAAGTATAAGGACTGCACGACTGTTTTTTATGACCTCAGATCAAATTGCAGAGGTCAGTATTTCTTCAGGATTGAGAGTGAAGGTGGACTGAAACAGACCTATAAATATGCCAATGTTTCAATAGATGTGATTG AGTCTCCTCCCAAACCCAGAGTGCAGCTGTATGTggagcagaaggaggtgcagggtCAGGAGGAGGTGTTGGAGGGGAGCTCTGTGAGTCTGCGCTGCTCTGCTGAGACTCTCTGCTCCTCTCCTCCACCAACTCTCACATGGAGCTCCACTCCCAGAATCCCCCTCAGTGAGAGCAGCAGACTACAGGAGCTCATCTCTGATCTGAACTTCACTGCTACTCACCGTGAGCACGGAGTCACTTTCACCTGCACTATAACCTACCAGCTACAGGACAAGACCAAAACAGCACAGGACAACATCACACTACATGTTCAGT ATTCGCCCAAAAACACAGCAGTGCATATGCTTTCCAG CTGTAGCAGAACTGATGtaactgtgtgtttctgtgaggCTGATGGGAATCCCTCTCCTGAACTGGAGTGGCATCTGTCTGGACGTAATGTCACTAACTCTTCAAACACATTCATCAGTGAAGAGTGA